In Desulfobacteraceae bacterium, a single genomic region encodes these proteins:
- a CDS encoding ferritin family protein translates to MSTSLDILKNALLLETRGRTFYHAVAEQAENQAVKKFFNAMAAEEAQHIEILTEQFKALQAHQRFAPGNYPTAGSQVASQVLTAELKGQIAAAAFEAAAISAAIAMEEKAVAVYAGRQQAASDAEEKALYGWLAAWERDHLDFLVTLDREIKETVWNDNSFWPF, encoded by the coding sequence ATGAGCACATCCCTCGACATTCTCAAAAACGCCCTGCTGCTGGAGACCCGCGGCCGCACCTTTTATCACGCGGTGGCCGAACAGGCCGAAAACCAGGCGGTCAAGAAATTCTTCAACGCCATGGCAGCCGAGGAGGCCCAGCACATTGAGATCCTCACCGAGCAGTTCAAGGCCCTTCAGGCCCACCAGCGCTTCGCCCCCGGAAACTACCCCACCGCCGGCAGCCAGGTAGCGTCTCAGGTCTTGACCGCGGAGCTCAAGGGTCAAATCGCGGCGGCGGCTTTTGAGGCCGCGGCCATCTCGGCGGCCATCGCCATGGAGGAAAAGGCCGTCGCGGTTTACGCCGGTCGGCAGCAGGCGGCCTCGGACGCGGAGGAAAAGGCCCTTTACGGCTGGCTGGCGGCCTGGGAGCGCGACCACCTCGATTTCCTGGTGACGTTGGACCGCGAGATCAAGGAGACGGTTTGGAACGACAACAGCTTCTGGCCTTTCTAA
- a CDS encoding CBS domain-containing protein, with amino-acid sequence MLTVKDIMTPHPLTVAAEAEIAEAIGLLLKNDFNGLPVVDAAGALVGILCQSDLIAQQKKLPTPSLFTLLDGYIPLRSAKHLEKEMKKIAALTVRDAMTADPVTVSPETTIEEAATLMVDKSFHTLPVLDGEGNLVGIVGKKDILKTLAGQGA; translated from the coding sequence ATGCTCACAGTCAAAGATATCATGACGCCCCACCCCCTGACAGTCGCCGCGGAGGCCGAAATCGCCGAAGCCATCGGACTTTTGCTTAAAAATGATTTCAACGGTCTGCCGGTTGTGGACGCCGCTGGCGCGCTGGTGGGCATTTTGTGCCAGAGCGATTTGATCGCCCAGCAGAAAAAACTGCCCACGCCCTCCTTGTTTACGCTCCTTGACGGCTATATCCCGCTGCGCTCCGCCAAGCATCTGGAAAAGGAGATGAAGAAAATCGCCGCCCTGACGGTCCGCGACGCCATGACCGCCGATCCGGTCACGGTGTCCCCCGAAACCACGATTGAAGAGGCCGCCACCCTGATGGTGGACAAGAGCTTCCACACCCTGCCGGTCTTGGACGGGGAGGGCAACCTGGTGGGCATCGTGGGCAAGAAGGACATCCTCAAGACCCTGGCCGGCCAGGGCGCCTGA